One genomic window of Niveibacterium sp. SC-1 includes the following:
- a CDS encoding helix-turn-helix transcriptional regulator, whose protein sequence is MPLIHRPQVAQFDRSELPVTALAVDYAAGDETALHEHPHAQLLHAEHGVMVVSTEHGQWVVPPTRGLWMPAGMPHAVRMVGPVRMRTAFVRPDAADELPQDCAVLVISPLMRELILAAIEVQLPYPADSRDGRLMRLLLDEIKTSQTLPLHLPRPEDRRLLKVCDALLAQPDDTRSVQDWAALADMDARTLQRRFARETGMRFGQWRQQARLLIALQRLAAGDRVIQVALDLGYSSPGAFATMFKRQFGVSPSAYFR, encoded by the coding sequence ATGCCTCTCATCCATCGGCCCCAGGTCGCCCAGTTCGACCGCAGCGAACTACCGGTCACCGCCCTGGCGGTGGACTACGCCGCAGGCGACGAGACCGCGCTGCATGAGCATCCGCACGCCCAGTTGCTGCATGCGGAACACGGCGTGATGGTGGTCAGCACCGAGCACGGCCAATGGGTCGTGCCGCCGACCCGCGGCCTCTGGATGCCCGCCGGCATGCCGCACGCCGTGCGCATGGTCGGCCCGGTGCGCATGCGCACCGCCTTCGTGAGGCCGGATGCCGCAGACGAGCTGCCGCAGGACTGCGCCGTGCTCGTGATCTCGCCACTGATGCGCGAACTGATCCTTGCCGCGATCGAGGTCCAGCTGCCCTATCCGGCCGATTCCCGCGACGGCCGCCTGATGCGTCTCCTGCTCGACGAGATCAAGACCTCGCAGACCCTGCCGCTGCACCTGCCGCGGCCCGAGGACCGGCGCCTGCTCAAGGTCTGTGACGCGTTGCTGGCGCAGCCGGACGACACCCGCTCGGTGCAGGACTGGGCCGCGCTCGCCGACATGGATGCGCGCACCCTGCAACGCCGGTTTGCGCGCGAGACCGGCATGCGCTTTGGTCAGTGGCGGCAGCAGGCACGCCTCTTGATCGCCCTGCAGCGTCTCGCCGCGGGCGATCGCGTCATCCAGGTGGCGCTGGACCTGGGCTACAGCAGCCCGGGTGCCTTCGCGACCATGTTCAAGCGCCAGTTTGGCGTGAGCCCCTCGGCCTACTTTCGCTGA
- a CDS encoding efflux RND transporter periplasmic adaptor subunit, which produces MFRAWILRLGAVLVALQSASCSKTEAPSAPQAAPPEVTVQPVNAQDVPIVPEFVGQTESSRQVEIRARVSGYLDRRLYREGALVKAGDELFLLDRKPLQAQLQAAKAELAQRVAAHETALANLKRIEPLAAKNAVSLKDRDDAIGQERTTAASVEGARASVIQAELNLSYTRISSPVTGISSFAKVAEGTYVDASNNLLTYVAALSPMRVNFSVSENQVLGLDRDVKQGQLRLPPQEKMEVEVVMGDGSVFAERGHLTFADASFSQDTGTFLARAELPNKGGQLRPGQFVRLRIMGAVRPGGVLVPQRAVLQTAKGNMVFVVGPGNKAQVRMVNLDGMSGDYWLVGKGLKAGDLLVVEGGMRLQPDTPVKIVKRLEPPKIDVDKPIPVTQDAGKTEQDPARGLTAQSTPAK; this is translated from the coding sequence ATGTTCCGGGCATGGATTCTGCGTCTGGGCGCAGTGCTTGTTGCACTGCAATCCGCAAGCTGCAGCAAGACCGAGGCGCCCAGTGCGCCCCAAGCCGCACCGCCCGAGGTCACCGTTCAGCCCGTGAACGCGCAGGACGTGCCCATCGTTCCGGAGTTTGTCGGCCAGACCGAGAGCTCACGCCAGGTCGAGATCCGCGCCCGTGTGAGCGGCTACCTGGACCGACGTCTTTATCGCGAAGGCGCGCTGGTCAAGGCGGGCGACGAGCTCTTCCTGCTCGACCGCAAGCCGCTGCAGGCGCAGCTGCAGGCCGCCAAGGCCGAGCTTGCCCAGCGCGTTGCGGCCCATGAGACGGCGCTGGCCAATCTCAAGCGGATCGAACCGCTGGCGGCGAAAAACGCGGTCAGTCTCAAGGATCGCGACGATGCGATCGGCCAGGAGCGCACGACCGCGGCCTCGGTCGAGGGGGCCAGGGCCTCGGTGATACAGGCCGAGCTCAATCTGTCCTACACCCGCATCAGCTCGCCGGTGACGGGTATCTCCAGCTTCGCGAAGGTGGCCGAGGGCACCTACGTGGACGCCAGCAACAACCTGCTCACCTACGTGGCCGCGCTCTCGCCGATGCGGGTGAACTTCAGCGTCTCCGAGAACCAGGTTCTGGGCCTGGACAGGGATGTGAAGCAGGGCCAGCTGCGCCTGCCACCGCAGGAGAAGATGGAGGTCGAAGTCGTGATGGGCGACGGCAGCGTGTTTGCCGAGCGCGGCCACCTGACCTTCGCCGACGCCTCCTTCAGCCAGGACACCGGCACCTTCCTCGCGCGCGCCGAGCTGCCCAACAAGGGCGGCCAACTGCGCCCCGGCCAGTTCGTACGCCTGCGCATCATGGGCGCGGTGCGGCCGGGTGGCGTGCTCGTGCCACAGCGTGCGGTACTGCAGACCGCCAAGGGCAACATGGTCTTCGTGGTCGGCCCGGGCAACAAGGCGCAGGTGCGCATGGTGAACCTCGATGGCATGTCGGGCGACTACTGGCTTGTAGGCAAGGGGCTCAAGGCGGGTGACCTGCTGGTGGTCGAGGGCGGCATGCGCCTGCAGCCGGACACGCCGGTGAAGATCGTCAAGCGGCTGGAACCACCCAAGATCGACGTGGACAAACCGATCCCGGTCACGCAGGACGCGGGCAAGACGGAACAGGATCCGGCCCGCGGCCTCACCGCCCAGTCCACGCCCGCGAAGTAG
- a CDS encoding SulP family inorganic anion transporter yields the protein MSNTSASPPAGSPSSPEGLRFDAVAGLTAAAVVIPKAMAYATVAGLPVAVGLYTALVPMVIYALLGSSRVLNVSSTTTLAILTGAQLGLVVPNGDPAALLTASATLAMLVGVVLLLAAVLRLGFVANFISSPVLTGFKAGIGLVIVLDQIPKLFGLHIEKHGFGQDILSILQHLPQTSLPTLVLAAATLAVLIGMERLLPHSPAPLVAVGGGIAACWLLDLPARGITVVGHIPQGLPALVLPDLHLVTQLLPGALGIGLMSSTETIAAGRAFADRADPPVRPNRELVATGLANIGGGLLGAMCAGGGTSQTAVVRAAGGRSQKASLVTATAALATMLVLAPLLARLPNAVLAAVVIVYSVGLIQPGEFRAIRAVRSMEFRWACIAALGVLLFGTLQGIVVAIVVSLIGLAAQTANPAVYVIGRKRGADVLRPRSEEHPDDEIFPGLLILRPAGRVFFMNAQNVADRMREQFARETPRVLVLDLSRVSDIEYTALQMLRDADRFLAAQGCELWLAGLNPDVLEAVRQAGFDTHFGARRMLFNTRAAIARYQETVAGDQATGPAL from the coding sequence ATGAGCAACACGTCCGCCTCGCCCCCAGCAGGCTCGCCAAGCTCGCCTGAGGGCCTGCGCTTTGACGCGGTGGCGGGACTCACGGCCGCCGCGGTGGTGATCCCCAAGGCGATGGCCTATGCCACGGTCGCCGGCCTGCCAGTCGCGGTGGGGCTCTACACCGCCCTGGTGCCGATGGTGATCTACGCGCTGCTGGGCAGTTCGCGGGTGCTCAATGTCAGTTCGACCACGACGCTGGCGATCCTCACCGGGGCCCAGCTTGGCCTGGTCGTTCCCAACGGCGACCCGGCCGCCCTGCTCACCGCCAGTGCCACGCTGGCGATGCTCGTCGGCGTGGTGCTCCTGCTCGCCGCCGTCCTGCGCCTGGGCTTCGTCGCCAACTTCATCTCCTCCCCGGTGCTCACAGGCTTCAAGGCGGGCATCGGCCTGGTGATCGTGCTCGACCAGATCCCCAAGCTGTTCGGCCTGCATATCGAGAAGCACGGCTTCGGGCAGGACATCCTGAGCATCCTGCAGCACCTGCCCCAGACTTCACTGCCCACGCTCGTGCTGGCCGCGGCAACCCTCGCGGTGCTGATCGGCATGGAGCGCCTGCTGCCGCATTCGCCCGCGCCGCTGGTGGCCGTGGGTGGCGGCATCGCGGCCTGCTGGTTGCTCGACCTGCCTGCGCGCGGCATCACGGTGGTGGGGCATATCCCGCAGGGCCTGCCGGCACTGGTGCTACCCGACCTGCATCTGGTGACCCAGTTGCTGCCGGGCGCGCTGGGCATCGGCCTCATGAGCTCCACTGAAACCATCGCGGCGGGCCGCGCCTTTGCCGATCGCGCGGATCCACCGGTCAGGCCGAACCGCGAGCTGGTCGCGACCGGGCTCGCCAACATCGGTGGCGGCCTGCTCGGCGCGATGTGCGCCGGCGGCGGGACCTCGCAGACCGCCGTGGTGCGCGCGGCCGGCGGGCGCAGCCAGAAGGCCTCGCTTGTGACCGCCACCGCGGCACTCGCGACCATGCTGGTGCTCGCGCCGCTGCTGGCACGCTTGCCCAACGCGGTGCTGGCCGCGGTGGTGATCGTCTATTCGGTGGGCCTGATCCAGCCCGGTGAATTCCGCGCGATCCGCGCGGTGCGGAGCATGGAGTTCCGCTGGGCCTGCATCGCGGCGCTGGGCGTGCTGCTCTTCGGCACCCTGCAGGGCATCGTGGTCGCGATCGTGGTCTCGCTGATCGGGCTCGCGGCGCAGACGGCCAATCCCGCGGTCTATGTGATCGGTCGCAAGCGCGGCGCCGACGTCTTGCGTCCGCGCTCGGAGGAGCATCCGGACGACGAGATCTTCCCCGGCCTGCTGATCCTGCGCCCGGCCGGGCGCGTGTTCTTCATGAACGCGCAGAACGTGGCCGACCGGATGCGCGAGCAGTTCGCGCGCGAGACACCGCGGGTGCTCGTGCTGGACCTGAGCCGCGTGTCGGACATCGAGTACACCGCGCTGCAGATGTTGCGCGATGCCGATCGCTTCCTCGCCGCGCAGGGCTGCGAACTCTGGCTCGCCGGTCTCAACCCCGACGTGCTCGAAGCGGTGCGGCAGGCCGGCTTCGACACCCACTTCGGCGCCCGCCGCATGCTCTTCAACACCCGCGCGGCGATTGCCCGCTACCAGGAAACGGTGGCGGGCGATCAGGCGACGGGACCGGCCCTCTAG
- a CDS encoding HlyD family secretion protein has protein sequence MDALLIGMYAFIVWLIYFKFKWLPWNTPNKVVVFTIPVVAMTWLILTLNAVAPTSTDARVIKYVVQIVPNVRGRVLEVPVDGNKPVKKGDVLFKIDPTPYQLQVNQLKAQLTTAEANAKNLNEQLRSTRGKTAAITAQLALARKRVVQNKALVASEAGNKFDLEQAEANVAQLEAEQASAKAAEDQVRESLGAVVGGDQAEVASIKAQLASAEYDLSQTTVYAPANGSVINLQVRPGSWVTPLPAMAAMSFVEDEYQIIALYGQNELYMVKPGDEVELAFETLPGDILKGKVESIVWAQGQGQLAQSGLVPTTGTGPTPPGRFAVKIDLEGESANTFLAAGAIGQSAIYTDSFKPIHLIRKVFVRVSSKLNYLIAKLH, from the coding sequence ATGGACGCCCTCCTCATAGGCATGTATGCCTTCATCGTCTGGCTGATCTACTTCAAGTTCAAATGGCTGCCCTGGAATACGCCGAATAAGGTTGTCGTGTTCACCATCCCGGTGGTCGCGATGACCTGGCTGATCCTGACCCTGAACGCCGTGGCACCGACCTCCACCGATGCGCGGGTCATCAAGTACGTGGTGCAGATCGTGCCCAACGTGCGCGGCCGTGTGCTCGAGGTGCCGGTCGACGGCAACAAGCCGGTCAAGAAGGGTGACGTACTCTTCAAGATCGACCCCACGCCCTACCAGCTCCAGGTCAATCAGCTCAAGGCCCAGCTCACCACGGCCGAAGCCAACGCGAAGAACCTCAACGAGCAACTGCGCTCGACCCGTGGCAAGACCGCCGCGATCACCGCCCAGCTGGCACTCGCCCGCAAGCGCGTGGTGCAGAACAAGGCCCTGGTGGCTTCGGAAGCCGGCAACAAGTTCGACCTGGAACAGGCCGAGGCCAACGTCGCGCAGCTTGAGGCGGAACAGGCTTCGGCCAAGGCGGCCGAAGACCAGGTCCGCGAAAGCCTGGGTGCCGTCGTCGGCGGCGACCAGGCCGAGGTGGCCTCGATCAAGGCCCAGCTCGCCAGCGCCGAATACGATCTCTCCCAGACCACGGTGTATGCGCCGGCCAATGGCTCCGTCATCAATCTGCAGGTGCGTCCCGGCTCCTGGGTGACGCCGCTGCCGGCCATGGCGGCCATGAGCTTCGTCGAGGACGAGTACCAGATCATCGCGCTCTACGGCCAGAACGAGCTCTACATGGTCAAGCCCGGCGACGAAGTCGAACTCGCCTTCGAGACCCTGCCCGGCGACATCCTCAAGGGCAAGGTGGAATCCATCGTCTGGGCGCAGGGCCAGGGCCAGCTCGCACAGAGCGGGCTTGTCCCCACGACCGGAACCGGGCCGACGCCACCGGGGCGCTTCGCGGTCAAGATCGACCTGGAGGGCGAGAGCGCCAACACCTTCCTCGCGGCGGGCGCGATCGGACAATCGGCGATCTACACGGACTCCTTCAAGCCGATCCACCTGATCCGCAAGGTCTTCGTCCGGGTGAGCAGCAAGCTCAACTACCTGATCGCCAAGCTGCACTGA
- a CDS encoding DUF3302 domain-containing protein, producing the protein MSAAKQSRAPALALLLVLAATPLAAHASLLSPEMEDKVANFISWFVLIVLPPVGIAIFWMVHILPEKAAEKRHHPQKEGITVLCLLSLVFGGLLWPFAWLWAYTKPIAYKGAYGTDKHDDYFSHESERLHGASTDDIQVQADMRLLRDELDTMARKHPLSPELEAVRAKLDASLAASDAAVAGNAQGGAA; encoded by the coding sequence ATGTCCGCAGCAAAACAGTCACGCGCCCCGGCACTCGCACTGCTTTTGGTGCTTGCCGCAACACCGCTTGCCGCCCATGCGAGCCTGTTGTCGCCAGAAATGGAAGACAAGGTCGCGAACTTCATTTCCTGGTTTGTCCTGATCGTGCTGCCACCCGTTGGCATCGCGATTTTCTGGATGGTGCACATCCTTCCCGAGAAGGCGGCGGAGAAGCGCCACCATCCACAGAAGGAGGGGATCACCGTCCTCTGCCTGCTTTCCCTGGTCTTCGGCGGTCTGCTGTGGCCTTTCGCCTGGCTGTGGGCCTATACCAAGCCGATCGCCTACAAGGGCGCCTACGGCACCGACAAGCACGACGATTATTTCAGTCACGAGTCAGAACGCCTGCATGGCGCCTCGACCGATGACATCCAGGTTCAGGCCGACATGCGCCTTCTGCGGGATGAACTCGACACCATGGCGCGAAAGCATCCGCTCAGTCCCGAACTCGAAGCCGTCCGCGCCAAACTCGACGCCTCGCTGGCCGCCAGCGATGCTGCGGTGGCCGGTAACGCCCAGGGAGGAGCCGCCTGA
- a CDS encoding VOC family protein: MIDHTGISVSDIAVSRGFYEKTLAVLGYSVLRDFGTAVGLGTTPGLDVNADPGGDFWIHEGEVMTPRVHVAFTAESRAAVDAFYTAALAAGGRDNGAPGLRPNYHARYYAAFVFDPDGYNIEAVFHQG, encoded by the coding sequence ATGATCGATCACACCGGCATTTCCGTTTCCGACATCGCGGTGAGCCGCGGCTTCTACGAAAAGACACTGGCCGTCCTCGGCTACAGCGTCCTGCGTGACTTCGGTACCGCAGTGGGCCTGGGCACCACGCCGGGCCTCGATGTGAACGCCGACCCTGGCGGCGACTTCTGGATACACGAAGGCGAAGTGATGACGCCGCGGGTGCACGTGGCCTTCACGGCAGAATCGCGCGCCGCGGTCGACGCCTTCTACACAGCGGCACTCGCTGCAGGCGGCCGCGACAACGGCGCACCGGGCCTGCGCCCGAACTACCACGCCCGCTACTACGCCGCTTTCGTGTTCGACCCGGACGGCTACAACATCGAGGCGGTGTTCCACCAGGGCTGA
- the ppk2 gene encoding polyphosphate kinase 2, with the protein MGDKGYDKALRELHVELVKLQRWVQHKGLKVCIVFEGRDGAGKGGTIKAITERVSPRVFRVVALPAPTEREKSQMYMQRYVSHLPAAGEIVIFDRSWYNRAGVERVMGFCTPEQVKKFLDAAPMFEKAMVDSGVILLKYWLEVSPEEQERRLLGRINDGRKIWKLSPMDVKSFDRWDDYTRARDDMFSATDTAWAPWFVARSEDKKRVRLNIIQHLLKQVPYKDLPVEKVKFPKRKIKRETAEHPFKYVAETF; encoded by the coding sequence ATGGGCGACAAAGGCTACGACAAGGCGCTGCGCGAGCTGCATGTGGAGCTCGTGAAGCTGCAGCGCTGGGTCCAGCACAAGGGGCTCAAGGTGTGCATCGTCTTCGAGGGCCGTGACGGCGCCGGCAAGGGCGGCACCATCAAGGCCATCACCGAGCGGGTCAGTCCGCGCGTCTTCCGCGTCGTGGCGCTGCCCGCGCCGACCGAGCGCGAGAAGAGCCAGATGTACATGCAGCGTTATGTGAGCCACCTGCCCGCGGCGGGCGAGATCGTGATCTTCGATCGCAGCTGGTACAACCGTGCCGGCGTCGAGCGGGTGATGGGCTTCTGCACGCCGGAGCAGGTCAAGAAGTTCCTCGACGCTGCGCCCATGTTCGAGAAGGCCATGGTCGATTCGGGCGTCATCCTGCTCAAGTACTGGCTGGAAGTGAGTCCGGAAGAGCAGGAGCGGCGCCTCCTCGGCCGCATCAACGACGGCCGCAAGATCTGGAAACTCTCGCCGATGGACGTGAAATCCTTCGATCGCTGGGACGACTACACCCGCGCCCGCGACGACATGTTCTCCGCCACCGACACCGCCTGGGCGCCCTGGTTCGTGGCGCGCTCCGAGGACAAGAAGCGGGTGCGCCTGAACATCATCCAGCATCTGCTGAAACAGGTGCCCTACAAGGACCTGCCGGTGGAGAAGGTCAAGTTCCCCAAGCGCAAGATCAAGCGCGAGACTGCCGAGCATCCCTTCAAGTACGTCGCCGAAACCTTCTGA
- a CDS encoding MFS transporter translates to MNTATARAPAGAADPTRFRVLGAISFAHFLNDMIQSLILSIYPLLKGSFALSFTQIGLITLTYQITASLLQPLVGAYTDKHPKSWSLALGMGFTLVGLLVLAFAPSFGVLLLASALVGTGSSIFHPESSRVARMASGGRHGLAQSIFQVGGNAGSAMGPLLAAWIVMPHGQHSVSVFSLAALLAIGVLWQIGRWYRAELQHHGRKARAQAAANPLPRRTVLVSMAVLMLLIFSKYFYLASLQSYYTFYLIEKFQLPVEAAQLHLFAFLFAVAAGTVLGGPIGDRIGRKRVIWFSILGAAPFTLALPHANLMWTGILSVIIGFVLASAFSAILVFAQELIPGKVGMVSGLFFGFAFGMGGLGAAVLGKVADVRGVAFVYDICAYLPLIGLLTVFLPDLRRRR, encoded by the coding sequence ATGAACACTGCCACCGCCCGCGCGCCCGCCGGCGCCGCGGATCCGACGCGTTTCCGCGTCCTCGGCGCGATCAGCTTCGCGCACTTTCTCAACGACATGATCCAGTCGCTGATCCTGTCGATCTATCCGCTGCTCAAGGGCAGCTTCGCGCTGAGCTTCACCCAGATCGGCCTGATCACGCTGACCTACCAGATCACCGCCTCGCTGCTACAGCCGCTGGTAGGCGCCTACACGGACAAGCATCCCAAGTCCTGGTCGCTGGCCCTCGGCATGGGCTTCACCCTGGTCGGCCTGCTGGTGCTGGCCTTCGCGCCCAGCTTCGGCGTGTTGCTGCTGGCCTCGGCCCTGGTCGGCACGGGCTCCTCGATCTTCCATCCGGAATCCTCGCGCGTCGCGCGCATGGCCTCGGGCGGCCGCCACGGCCTCGCGCAGTCGATCTTCCAGGTCGGCGGCAATGCCGGCAGCGCGATGGGACCGCTATTGGCCGCGTGGATCGTCATGCCGCACGGACAGCACAGCGTCTCCGTGTTCTCGCTGGCGGCCCTGCTGGCCATCGGCGTGCTGTGGCAGATCGGCCGCTGGTATCGCGCCGAACTTCAGCACCATGGGCGCAAGGCGCGTGCGCAGGCCGCCGCGAATCCGCTGCCGCGCCGCACCGTGCTGGTGTCGATGGCCGTGCTGATGCTGCTGATCTTCTCCAAATACTTCTATCTCGCGAGCCTGCAGAGCTACTACACCTTTTACCTGATCGAGAAGTTCCAGCTGCCGGTCGAAGCGGCCCAGCTGCATCTGTTCGCCTTCCTCTTCGCGGTGGCGGCGGGCACGGTGTTGGGCGGACCGATCGGCGACCGCATCGGGCGCAAGCGGGTGATCTGGTTCTCCATCCTGGGCGCCGCACCCTTCACGCTCGCGCTGCCGCACGCCAACCTGATGTGGACCGGCATCCTGAGCGTCATCATCGGCTTCGTCCTCGCCTCGGCCTTCTCGGCGATCCTGGTGTTCGCGCAGGAGCTGATACCCGGCAAGGTGGGCATGGTCTCGGGCCTGTTCTTCGGCTTCGCCTTCGGCATGGGCGGGCTGGGTGCGGCGGTGCTGGGCAAGGTGGCGGATGTGCGCGGCGTGGCCTTCGTCTATGACATCTGCGCATACCTGCCGCTCATCGGCTTGCTCACGGTGTTCCTGCCCGACCTGCGGCGCAGGCGCTGA
- a CDS encoding efflux transporter outer membrane subunit, with the protein MRSPSLLLVSLALGACALPSPPAREQLQHDAMPEVRLPAEWQSPAIAGEVRQSWFARFDDPALNALIEEALAHNLDLPVAASRIEQAAAAVKAAGATLVPNVVAYGRAGGKMSDGSGLTGFGLNVSWELDLWGRVRAGREASRAQYAATEADYAWAQQSIAAGVARAWFVTIEARAQRALVQELIKTQQAQLDLARSRARVGNADLTPVVQLESALAGSRDSERQLALAQNQAQRGLEVLLGRYPSGTIETPDRFKPLPPDLPAGLPASLLERRPDLLAAERRVAIAFYRTTEAKAARLPSLKLTAGVNSISSDLFVLKDRDNPVWSAGLGLLAPIYMGGALEAQVEARTAEQKQALAAYGQAGLKALSEVEDALASNIALHDRADLLVQQESASKRLIELAEKRLQVGSADRRNILNEELNLLNVRANLLRIQSEARVQRVNLHLALGGDFTPPAQP; encoded by the coding sequence ATGCGTTCGCCATCCCTCCTGCTAGTCAGTCTCGCCCTGGGCGCCTGCGCGCTGCCCTCACCCCCCGCGCGTGAGCAGTTGCAGCACGACGCGATGCCGGAGGTCCGCCTGCCGGCGGAGTGGCAATCCCCGGCCATCGCGGGCGAGGTCAGACAGAGCTGGTTCGCCCGCTTCGACGATCCCGCGCTCAACGCGCTGATCGAAGAGGCCCTGGCACACAACCTCGACCTGCCCGTCGCCGCAAGCCGCATCGAACAGGCCGCGGCCGCAGTCAAGGCGGCGGGCGCGACCCTGGTGCCCAACGTGGTGGCCTACGGCCGCGCCGGCGGCAAGATGTCCGATGGCTCGGGCCTCACCGGCTTCGGCCTCAACGTGAGCTGGGAACTGGATCTCTGGGGCCGGGTGCGCGCGGGTCGTGAAGCTTCGCGGGCGCAGTATGCGGCCACCGAGGCCGACTATGCCTGGGCGCAGCAATCCATCGCGGCCGGAGTGGCGAGGGCCTGGTTCGTGACCATCGAGGCACGCGCGCAGCGCGCCCTCGTGCAGGAACTGATCAAGACCCAACAGGCCCAGCTCGATCTCGCGCGCTCCCGGGCGCGCGTCGGCAATGCCGACCTCACACCGGTGGTGCAACTCGAATCGGCACTGGCGGGCAGCCGTGACAGCGAGCGCCAGCTCGCCCTGGCGCAGAACCAGGCGCAGCGCGGACTGGAAGTGCTGCTCGGGCGCTACCCCAGCGGCACGATCGAAACCCCTGACCGCTTCAAGCCCCTGCCGCCCGACCTGCCCGCCGGCCTGCCGGCGAGTCTGCTGGAGCGGCGCCCGGACCTGCTGGCGGCCGAACGGCGGGTGGCCATCGCCTTCTACCGCACTACTGAAGCCAAGGCCGCGCGCCTGCCCAGCCTCAAGCTCACGGCAGGCGTGAACTCGATCTCCTCGGATCTCTTCGTCCTCAAGGATCGCGACAATCCGGTATGGAGCGCAGGCCTCGGCCTGCTCGCGCCGATCTACATGGGTGGCGCGCTGGAAGCGCAGGTCGAAGCCCGCACGGCGGAACAGAAGCAGGCGCTGGCCGCCTACGGTCAAGCCGGCCTCAAGGCCCTGTCCGAAGTCGAGGATGCGCTGGCGAGCAACATTGCACTGCACGACCGCGCCGATCTCCTGGTCCAGCAGGAAAGCGCCAGCAAACGCCTGATCGAACTCGCGGAGAAGCGCCTGCAGGTCGGATCTGCCGATCGTCGCAACATCCTCAACGAGGAACTGAACCTGCTCAACGTGCGCGCCAATCTGCTGCGGATACAGAGCGAGGCACGTGTCCAGCGAGTCAACCTGCACCTCGCCCTGGGCGGCGACTTCACACCGCCGGCCCAGCCCTGA